A window of the Nibribacter ruber genome harbors these coding sequences:
- a CDS encoding DoxX family membrane protein produces MLQNKDFLVLLIRLFLGYVFFSAGVCKLTHGNFGQLIGPPWLEERLAEYGLSFFAQVVAVCQVVLGTLLFTQRFSTLGAVMLVPMNIAILAVTISQNWAGTPYVNAVFLAMNLALLLYDRKRFQFLFSIEPALSAPSLALDTLRTGKLPWAVIGAALLTLGLSRFNYPLTNAAGLLTFCLAGATVILPHALDRLQKLIVLLAVGNMCFLTLGMKLPYTHVSIAICSGGILVLLVVHAWLHARQKRTASTV; encoded by the coding sequence ATGCTTCAAAACAAAGACTTTCTGGTTCTGCTCATTCGGCTCTTCTTGGGCTATGTATTTTTCTCTGCCGGCGTCTGCAAGCTGACGCATGGCAATTTTGGGCAGCTGATTGGCCCGCCGTGGCTGGAAGAACGGTTAGCTGAATACGGATTGAGTTTTTTTGCGCAGGTGGTGGCCGTGTGCCAGGTGGTGCTGGGCACGTTGCTGTTCACGCAGCGCTTTAGTACGCTGGGAGCGGTCATGCTGGTGCCCATGAACATTGCAATTCTGGCAGTGACCATCTCGCAGAACTGGGCTGGTACGCCGTACGTCAATGCCGTGTTCCTGGCCATGAACCTGGCGCTGTTGCTGTATGATAGGAAGCGCTTCCAGTTCCTTTTCTCAATTGAACCCGCCTTGTCTGCTCCCTCGCTCGCGTTAGATACCTTGAGAACAGGTAAGCTGCCGTGGGCCGTCATAGGAGCGGCTTTACTCACGCTTGGGCTTTCCAGATTCAATTATCCCTTGACCAATGCCGCCGGCCTACTTACCTTCTGTTTGGCAGGAGCCACCGTGATTCTACCCCATGCGCTGGACAGGCTGCAGAAACTGATTGTGCTATTGGCGGTGGGCAACATGTGTTTTTTGACACTGGGCATGAAACTACCATATACCCACGTCTCCATTGCTATTTGTAGCGGAGGCATCTTGGTGTTGCTGGTG